From Flavobacterium sp. 102, a single genomic window includes:
- a CDS encoding site-specific integrase produces MPKFNVFLLNEYRNAYVLTAKKNFSEPKIYDANGDLTKRWYVYFSFRNPKTGLLEKQTPIYGNANTFKTKQERYEILNAYRKSLKQALEDGLSPYDDSEKNLGAISEKPVLQNTQTNEENGIAIPDAFAMAVKIKESVLSKTSFPSFNSNIKRFEKWLLARGLASADITAITKKHVIEYLNEVLENTSPRTRNNTRIDLGSLFQTLEDNELIKENFIKKINVLKATPERNKTYTNTLQADIYKYMEENDKILLLFVKFISYNYLRPIEVCRLQVGDLDLVDRKLYVRAKNSPVKTKIIPEILINDLPDLSKMDKKHYLFTPLAIGGEWETAETDKRDYFSKRFKKVKDHFKLGKDYGLYSFRHTFITKLYSEFAKAMTPNEAKSKLMLITGHNTMDALEKYLRDIDAVLPEDYSKFLD; encoded by the coding sequence ATGCCTAAATTTAACGTATTTTTACTCAATGAATACAGAAATGCATACGTTTTGACTGCCAAGAAGAATTTTTCAGAGCCAAAAATCTATGACGCCAATGGTGACTTAACCAAGCGTTGGTATGTTTATTTCTCCTTTAGAAATCCTAAAACAGGATTACTCGAAAAGCAAACCCCTATTTACGGCAATGCGAACACTTTCAAAACCAAGCAAGAGCGTTATGAAATTTTAAACGCTTATCGCAAAAGTCTTAAACAAGCATTAGAAGATGGATTAAGTCCGTATGATGATAGTGAGAAAAATTTGGGTGCTATTTCAGAAAAACCGGTTTTGCAAAACACGCAAACAAATGAAGAGAATGGCATTGCAATTCCTGATGCATTTGCTATGGCAGTTAAAATAAAAGAGAGTGTTTTAAGCAAGACGTCCTTTCCTAGTTTTAACAGTAACATCAAACGCTTTGAGAAATGGTTACTTGCAAGAGGTCTTGCAAGTGCAGATATTACAGCTATAACCAAAAAGCATGTTATTGAATATCTCAATGAAGTTTTGGAAAACACTAGTCCGAGAACAAGAAATAATACCCGAATTGATTTAGGGTCATTATTTCAAACATTGGAGGATAACGAACTCATTAAAGAGAATTTTATTAAAAAGATAAATGTTCTTAAGGCAACTCCTGAAAGAAACAAGACTTACACCAACACCTTGCAAGCAGACATCTACAAGTATATGGAAGAGAATGATAAAATTCTGTTGCTGTTTGTAAAGTTCATCTCTTACAATTATCTAAGACCAATTGAAGTTTGCCGCTTGCAAGTAGGTGATTTAGACTTGGTAGATAGAAAACTATATGTTAGAGCAAAAAACAGTCCGGTAAAAACCAAAATAATCCCTGAGATTTTGATTAATGATTTGCCTGATTTATCCAAAATGGATAAAAAACATTACTTGTTTACTCCTCTTGCAATAGGTGGTGAATGGGAAACCGCCGAAACCGATAAAAGAGATTATTTTTCTAAACGATTTAAAAAGGTAAAAGACCATTTCAAACTAGGGAAAGATTATGGTTTATATAGTTTTAGACATACTTTCATCACGAAACTGTATAGTGAGTTTGCAAAAGCCATGACACCTAATGAAGCTAAAAGCAAATTGATGCTAATAACAGGTCATAATACTATGGATGCATTGGAAAAATACTTAAGAGACATTGATGCTGTACTGCCGGAGGATTATTCAAAGTTTTTGGATTAA
- a CDS encoding endonuclease/exonuclease/phosphatase family protein has translation MKSKLLLIFLSLTTILNAQVKTLTWNVENLGNSKSDSTITYIANTVKAYDIVALQEVVAGEGGAQAVAKLAAELNRKGAKWDYAISDPTSSSAYKTERYAFLWKTAKVRLVNKPWLEKKYSLLIDREPYYATFEYNKKQFTLANFHAITKSKQPETEIKHFKNLPAQYPNLNIVFLGDFNCPQSHTVFNPLKKMGYKPAFIDQKTSLKRSCENDNCLSNEFDNVWYNSDKILVKNPKAIHFYNDFNDFAKAKEVSDHIPLTIELELK, from the coding sequence ATGAAATCTAAACTCCTTTTAATTTTCCTTTCATTAACCACGATACTCAACGCCCAAGTCAAAACCCTAACCTGGAACGTCGAAAACCTCGGTAACTCTAAATCAGACAGTACCATCACTTACATCGCCAACACCGTCAAAGCCTATGATATAGTAGCCCTGCAAGAAGTTGTTGCAGGAGAAGGTGGCGCCCAAGCCGTAGCCAAACTAGCAGCCGAACTCAACCGCAAAGGAGCCAAATGGGACTATGCCATCAGCGACCCAACAAGCAGCTCTGCCTATAAAACAGAGCGTTACGCTTTCCTCTGGAAAACCGCAAAAGTAAGATTGGTCAACAAACCTTGGTTGGAAAAAAAATACAGTTTACTAATTGACCGCGAACCCTATTATGCCACGTTTGAATACAATAAAAAGCAATTCACCTTAGCCAATTTCCACGCCATCACCAAAAGCAAGCAACCCGAAACCGAAATCAAACACTTCAAAAACCTTCCTGCTCAATATCCAAATCTAAATATTGTTTTTCTCGGAGATTTTAATTGTCCACAATCACATACTGTATTCAATCCTCTAAAAAAGATGGGTTATAAGCCAGCTTTTATTGACCAAAAGACTTCACTAAAACGAAGCTGCGAAAATGACAATTGTCTTTCCAATGAATTTGATAATGTCTGGTATAATAGTGATAAGATATTGGTAAAGAATCCTAAAGCAATTCACTTCTACAATGATTTTAATGACTTTGCCAAGGCCAAAGAAGTTTCAGACCACATTCCTTTAACAATAGAATTAGAACTTAAATAA
- a CDS encoding protein kinase family protein, with the protein MFPTLSEYNKTIQAQGVNAFRTLNNIFFIPARTSPIKIYSFGSGSFAVVFKALENDKEIAIRCFIGTDIDYVERYRKIDNYLKTIKENWKTNIQFLDNEIEINGKLFPVVKMDWVEGKLLDRFLNINLQNNEVLSELQKQIFKTSRNLEKNRIAHGDIQCGNIIIKEVNGKPKIKLIDYDGMYIPDFIGEKQIERGRSEFQHPNRNSFAFNEKIDRFSFWVILCALEALKFDKTLWKEIMQGGFNTLDNLLFVASDFNDPNQSKLFNRLENLNQPSLNFYLEQIKNSLITSTVGLVKLFGQIENVDEELQIIENEQQFDKSTPLNIRSSNQVEHINITSIPNSASVRNKNYINIGKTPIKIDRSRYLNEEIKIIFGTKSKSIIIDEFSNDINVDFDKIILSKPIIKKTEPIITPIIEENQSNSNNPIIWIGLILIVMIICGAIYENDKNNYNNDYSSEAVADSTAAIIDTSAAFIDSDSIPTLIQEEAVDSAAAPITNHIDVATNLYRNYFVGRWSDENSTFVFYDDGDYFIKWDNGNSKWTKWEYYDGKLYFGTGYNNSMIRQYVLSFESNSFRYIEDGTETVYSAYRIGN; encoded by the coding sequence ATGTTTCCAACATTATCAGAATACAATAAAACAATACAAGCACAAGGAGTGAATGCTTTTCGCACTTTAAATAATATATTTTTTATTCCTGCTCGAACTTCACCAATTAAAATTTATAGTTTTGGTTCAGGTTCTTTTGCTGTTGTTTTTAAAGCATTAGAAAATGACAAAGAAATTGCAATTAGATGTTTTATAGGAACTGATATTGATTATGTCGAACGATACAGAAAAATAGATAATTATCTTAAAACTATCAAAGAAAATTGGAAAACTAATATTCAATTTTTAGATAATGAAATTGAAATCAATGGGAAGTTATTTCCAGTTGTAAAAATGGATTGGGTTGAGGGTAAACTATTAGATAGATTTTTAAATATCAACCTTCAAAATAATGAAGTATTATCAGAACTTCAAAAGCAAATATTTAAAACAAGTAGAAATCTTGAAAAAAATAGAATTGCACATGGTGACATACAATGTGGTAATATTATCATTAAAGAAGTTAACGGAAAACCAAAAATCAAATTAATTGATTATGACGGAATGTATATTCCGGATTTTATAGGAGAAAAACAGATTGAAAGAGGAAGGTCAGAATTTCAACATCCTAACAGAAATTCCTTTGCATTTAATGAAAAAATTGACCGTTTCTCGTTTTGGGTAATTTTATGTGCACTTGAAGCATTAAAATTTGACAAAACCCTTTGGAAAGAAATAATGCAAGGAGGATTTAATACCTTGGATAATTTGTTATTTGTTGCAAGTGATTTCAACGATCCAAATCAATCAAAGTTATTTAATAGGCTTGAAAATTTAAACCAACCGTCTTTAAATTTTTATCTTGAACAAATTAAAAATTCATTAATTACTTCAACAGTTGGGCTAGTAAAATTATTTGGACAAATTGAAAATGTAGATGAAGAATTACAAATTATTGAAAATGAACAGCAATTCGATAAATCTACACCTCTAAATATTAGAAGTTCGAATCAAGTTGAACACATCAATATTACAAGCATCCCAAATAGTGCTTCTGTGCGAAATAAGAATTATATAAATATTGGAAAAACACCAATTAAAATTGATAGGAGCAGATATTTAAATGAAGAGATAAAAATCATTTTTGGTACAAAATCAAAAAGTATAATTATTGATGAATTCTCAAATGACATTAACGTTGATTTTGATAAAATTATACTCAGCAAACCAATCATTAAAAAGACAGAGCCAATTATTACACCAATAATTGAAGAAAATCAAAGTAATTCTAATAATCCAATTATTTGGATTGGTCTGATACTAATAGTAATGATAATTTGTGGAGCTATTTATGAGAACGATAAGAATAATTATAATAATGATTATTCAAGTGAAGCTGTAGCAGATAGTACAGCAGCTATTATTGATACTTCAGCAGCCTTTATTGATTCAGATTCAATTCCAACTTTAATACAAGAAGAGGCTGTTGATAGTGCAGCTGCTCCAATTACAAATCACATAGATGTTGCTACAAATTTGTACAGAAATTATTTTGTTGGACGCTGGTCAGATGAAAACTCAACTTTTGTTTTTTATGATGATGGGGATTATTTTATAAAGTGGGATAATGGAAATTCAAAATGGACAAAATGGGAATATTATGACGGGAAATTGTATTTTGGCACAGGCTATAATAATTCAATGATTAGACAGTATGTGTTATCTTTTGAATCCAATTCATTTAGATATATCGAGGATGGTACTGAAACAGTATATAGTGCTTATAGAATCGGAAATTAA
- a CDS encoding vWA domain-containing protein translates to MTDLRNFTISSTNPCLIIFLIDQSGSMGENFGNETHTKSKEVANAINELLYEVGLRCYSGDDIKNRFEIGIIGYGKENNVQSGWEGALLNKWVVSIKNIFEYPLREEDDKPVWITPIASGSTPMKRAFENAKRLCQDWINWGNHRECHPPIIINITDGEATDGGNNYQNLINEVNKLKQLRTNYGLVNILNIHISEKISERVLFPNEVDNLNNKFSRLLFDISTPLNENMVRIAIQKGYNISNNPKGYIYNGNAVDLINFLNIGTPQ, encoded by the coding sequence ATGACAGATTTAAGAAATTTTACCATAAGCAGTACAAATCCATGTCTAATAATATTTCTAATTGACCAAAGCGGTTCTATGGGAGAAAATTTTGGGAACGAAACTCATACAAAATCTAAAGAAGTTGCAAACGCAATAAATGAATTATTATATGAAGTTGGTTTGCGATGTTATTCTGGGGATGATATAAAAAATAGATTTGAAATTGGAATAATTGGATATGGCAAAGAAAATAATGTGCAATCTGGTTGGGAAGGTGCTTTATTAAACAAATGGGTAGTTTCAATTAAAAATATTTTTGAGTATCCATTAAGAGAAGAAGATGATAAGCCAGTATGGATTACTCCTATCGCAAGTGGCTCAACACCAATGAAAAGAGCTTTTGAAAATGCAAAACGATTATGTCAAGACTGGATTAATTGGGGGAATCATAGAGAATGTCATCCGCCAATTATTATTAATATTACAGATGGTGAAGCGACAGATGGCGGAAATAATTATCAAAATTTGATAAACGAAGTAAACAAACTAAAACAATTAAGAACTAATTATGGTTTAGTAAATATTTTAAACATTCATATTTCTGAAAAAATTTCTGAAAGAGTATTATTTCCTAATGAAGTTGACAACCTAAATAATAAATTTTCAAGATTATTATTTGATATTTCTACACCATTAAACGAAAATATGGTTAGAATCGCAATACAAAAAGGCTATAATATTTCTAACAATCCTAAAGGATATATTTATAACGGAAATGCAGTTGATTTAATAAATTTCTTAAATATAGGAACTCCACAATAA
- a CDS encoding DUF805 domain-containing protein: MFENVFSFDGRIRRTEYGISIIIYTILAVIINLILQESRDASFLAFAYIPMLWFLWSQGAKRCHDVGNSGWWQLIPFYGLWLLFQEGEPGQNQYGDNPKGKQQNTYTHNSTNTSHQQPTNSSGGYNQGNYSGGHNNNNNLDYLNNQSNPNYNKNNSSGEYNSGELYK, translated from the coding sequence ATGTTTGAAAATGTATTTTCCTTCGATGGAAGAATTAGGCGGACTGAATATGGTATATCTATTATTATATATACAATTTTAGCAGTGATAATAAATTTGATATTACAAGAGAGCAGAGACGCTAGCTTTTTAGCATTCGCATATATTCCTATGTTATGGTTTCTTTGGTCACAAGGCGCAAAAAGATGTCATGATGTAGGCAATAGTGGATGGTGGCAATTAATCCCTTTTTATGGTCTTTGGTTATTATTTCAAGAAGGTGAACCGGGTCAAAATCAATATGGTGATAATCCAAAAGGAAAACAGCAAAATACCTATACTCATAATTCAACAAATACAAGCCATCAACAACCCACTAACTCTTCTGGAGGATATAACCAAGGGAATTATAGTGGTGGACATAATAATAACAATAATTTAGATTATTTAAATAATCAATCTAATCCTAACTACAACAAAAATAATTCATCGGGGGAATATAATAGTGGAGAATTATACAAATAA
- a CDS encoding DUF6175 family protein, whose protein sequence is MKKIFLLFVVCFSTAVNFAQTSQQLPKIMVIPFTKDGEDLRTILDQNINRRIAITKIKEGFDSRGFTTVDFIGKLKAAKDNQIFTSDNQSDIKSKVIEMSGCDVYVVAEVDVKKDNTGASASVIISSYDTSTGNSLSNKVSNSGKFETDDVGRLVSKAVDKSMEEFIATMNLKFADILKNGRSVLVDFSFSENSSYDMTTPVGNDKLALSDVLEEWFSTNSFNNNYHIQGTTNLKMIFDDVKIPVKDKNQNNYTTNKFALEIFKYLKSIGLEPNKEIKGSTIYITIN, encoded by the coding sequence ATGAAAAAAATATTTTTATTGTTTGTTGTCTGCTTTTCAACAGCAGTTAATTTCGCTCAAACATCACAACAATTACCAAAAATAATGGTAATTCCATTTACAAAAGATGGTGAAGATTTAAGAACGATTTTAGATCAAAATATAAATCGCCGAATTGCTATTACAAAAATAAAAGAAGGCTTTGACAGTCGTGGTTTTACAACTGTTGACTTTATTGGAAAACTAAAAGCTGCAAAAGACAATCAAATTTTCACTTCTGATAATCAAAGTGATATTAAGTCAAAAGTTATTGAAATGTCAGGTTGCGATGTTTATGTAGTTGCAGAAGTAGATGTGAAAAAAGATAACACAGGTGCAAGCGCCAGCGTTATTATTTCTTCTTACGATACATCAACAGGCAATTCACTTTCAAATAAAGTTAGCAATTCAGGGAAATTTGAGACTGATGATGTTGGAAGACTTGTCTCTAAAGCTGTTGATAAATCAATGGAAGAATTTATTGCTACAATGAATCTGAAATTTGCAGACATTCTAAAAAATGGTCGTTCTGTTTTGGTAGATTTTTCTTTTTCTGAAAATTCAAGTTATGATATGACAACTCCAGTTGGAAATGACAAATTAGCATTATCTGATGTGCTTGAAGAATGGTTTTCTACAAATTCTTTTAACAATAATTATCATATTCAAGGAACAACAAACTTAAAGATGATTTTTGATGATGTTAAAATTCCAGTAAAAGACAAAAATCAAAACAATTACACTACAAATAAATTTGCACTCGAAATTTTCAAATATTTAAAATCTATTGGATTAGAACCAAACAAAGAAATTAAGGGAAGTACAATTTATATAACAATCAATTAG
- a CDS encoding CsgG/HfaB family protein, which produces MRNAYLTILALITFTGFSQTKTIVGIMPFNTTSSNNSNYYNRGSQNQSANVIAIQDAVSDAFLNAKRFTLVEREKMALIKGEKKTQQSEDYIDGQTVEQSKSMGASYIVTGNITEASFEEKSSAVGSFNIPSRKAKISFNIKVIDVSTGEIMASEKFSAEANGKNGFDDALKIIKPNIEKFIKDNFKITASIASIEEKTTSNEATKVLISGGTGIGLKPLTTLKVYELTTLMVDGKKIPRKKEIGQIVVEKVEDENFSICNVVTGGLAIATKSEAGANLKCEIISE; this is translated from the coding sequence ATGAGAAACGCTTACTTAACAATTTTAGCATTAATAACATTTACAGGATTTTCGCAAACGAAAACTATTGTTGGTATAATGCCATTCAATACAACTTCAAGCAACAATAGCAATTATTACAATCGAGGAAGTCAAAATCAAAGTGCTAACGTAATTGCAATACAAGATGCAGTTTCTGATGCCTTTTTAAATGCCAAAAGATTCACACTTGTGGAAAGAGAAAAAATGGCTTTAATTAAAGGAGAAAAGAAAACTCAGCAAAGTGAAGATTATATCGATGGTCAAACTGTTGAGCAATCAAAATCAATGGGTGCGAGTTATATCGTAACAGGAAACATAACAGAAGCATCTTTTGAAGAAAAGTCAAGCGCAGTTGGAAGTTTCAATATTCCTAGTAGAAAAGCAAAAATCTCTTTTAATATAAAAGTAATTGATGTTTCTACAGGAGAAATTATGGCTTCAGAAAAATTTTCTGCGGAAGCTAATGGGAAAAATGGTTTTGATGACGCTTTAAAAATTATAAAACCAAACATCGAAAAGTTTATAAAAGACAACTTCAAAATAACTGCTTCAATTGCAAGTATTGAAGAAAAAACCACATCAAATGAAGCTACAAAAGTTTTAATTTCAGGAGGAACAGGAATAGGATTAAAACCACTAACAACTTTAAAAGTTTATGAACTAACTACTTTAATGGTTGATGGTAAAAAAATACCTAGAAAAAAAGAAATTGGACAAATTGTGGTTGAAAAAGTAGAAGATGAAAATTTTTCAATTTGTAATGTTGTTACAGGTGGCTTAGCAATAGCAACTAAATCAGAAGCCGGTGCAAATTTAAAATGTGAAATAATTAGCGAATAA
- a CDS encoding type I restriction endonuclease, with amino-acid sequence MELQIQLKTLADKINQLKDKIGTEESTKHAFVLPFINILGYDTFNPTEVVPEFTADLGLKKGEKVDYAIFQNDEPILIIECKNWKDNLSIHGSQLFRYFHVTKTRFTLLTNGIFYQFFTDLDEKNKMDQKPFLEFDITNLKDNSINEIAKFHKSSFDVNNIVTNASSLKYIREIRKQIDNELTNPSFDFVKLFANKVYSGRLTEKVMEEFKELVSKGFNQFINEKINDRLNAALNKEAQNQRADQIETIEDESKIFTSDEEMEGYRIVVAILRRKLSVNRIICRDTQSYFGILLDDNNRKPLCRLHFNGGKKYIGLFNNDKNEKKEPIQSVDDIYMFEKELLATVSLYEVD; translated from the coding sequence ATGGAACTACAAATACAACTCAAAACCCTAGCCGATAAAATCAATCAGCTAAAAGACAAAATCGGTACGGAAGAATCAACGAAGCATGCCTTTGTTTTACCTTTTATAAACATATTAGGTTACGACACCTTCAATCCTACAGAAGTAGTTCCTGAATTCACAGCCGATTTAGGACTAAAAAAAGGAGAAAAAGTGGACTATGCTATTTTTCAGAATGATGAGCCCATTCTAATCATTGAATGTAAAAACTGGAAAGATAACCTATCGATTCATGGGTCACAATTGTTCAGATATTTCCATGTCACCAAAACACGTTTTACTTTATTGACCAACGGTATTTTCTATCAATTCTTTACCGACTTAGACGAGAAAAATAAAATGGATCAAAAGCCATTTCTGGAATTTGACATCACCAATTTAAAGGATAATAGCATCAATGAAATAGCCAAGTTCCATAAATCAAGTTTTGATGTCAATAATATTGTTACCAACGCAAGTTCCTTAAAGTATATCAGGGAAATTAGAAAGCAAATTGATAACGAATTGACCAATCCATCTTTTGATTTTGTAAAGCTTTTTGCTAATAAAGTTTATTCAGGGAGATTAACCGAAAAAGTAATGGAAGAATTCAAAGAGCTTGTTAGCAAAGGATTTAATCAATTCATCAATGAGAAAATCAACGACCGACTAAATGCGGCGCTGAACAAAGAAGCCCAAAATCAAAGAGCCGATCAAATTGAAACTATTGAAGACGAAAGTAAAATTTTCACTAGCGATGAAGAAATGGAAGGATATAGAATTGTTGTTGCCATTTTACGTAGAAAGTTATCAGTAAATAGAATAATTTGTCGTGATACACAATCCTATTTTGGAATTCTTTTAGATGATAATAACCGTAAACCCTTGTGTCGTTTACACTTTAATGGTGGTAAAAAATACATAGGTCTTTTTAATAATGATAAAAATGAAAAGAAAGAACCTATTCAATCTGTTGATGATATTTATATGTTTGAAAAAGAGTTATTGGCAACTGTGAGTTTATATGAAGTGGATTAA
- a CDS encoding PorP/SprF family type IX secretion system membrane protein, which produces MKFKFILIAAFTLMTTFSNAQDPIFTQFYLVPETLNPAFTGVSNTWNAGLIHRRQWPDGNRKMDTQFGFANNLVSDEIGVGMTVLNHSEVFTGYNYFKFNGAFSYRIDLDYDWRLRLGLEAGYGRKDFNFNNLLLEDQININTGAISPGSIDPGVMNYSNKINFMDFSAGFVLDQEDTWFGVAVKHLNRPDISFRENANVPLDLFLTVHGGYYIEFFNSPSKLIPEGTNLLLTANYMRQGQYNRLDVGTVMEYSRISFGLIAVTNPEGRATNSHLITSINPVFSFKTDEFTFGYSYDWNTSKIGRTQGVHELSLTWQSSYRCDRCDNYKVKLKRNGESGYQKM; this is translated from the coding sequence ATGAAATTCAAATTTATCCTGATTGCAGCATTCACTTTGATGACAACGTTCAGTAATGCTCAAGACCCAATATTCACTCAATTTTATCTTGTTCCGGAAACATTAAATCCGGCATTTACAGGAGTTTCCAATACATGGAATGCAGGGTTAATTCACAGACGCCAATGGCCCGATGGGAATCGAAAAATGGATACTCAATTTGGATTCGCTAACAATTTAGTTAGTGACGAAATCGGTGTCGGCATGACAGTTTTAAACCATAGTGAAGTATTTACAGGGTACAATTACTTCAAGTTCAATGGCGCTTTTTCTTATCGAATAGATTTAGACTATGACTGGAGATTACGGTTAGGGCTCGAAGCTGGTTACGGCCGCAAAGATTTTAATTTTAATAACTTATTATTAGAAGACCAAATTAATATTAATACTGGCGCCATTAGCCCCGGAAGTATTGATCCGGGCGTGATGAACTACAGCAACAAAATCAACTTTATGGATTTTTCTGCCGGTTTTGTATTAGACCAGGAAGATACGTGGTTTGGCGTAGCCGTAAAACACTTAAACAGACCTGACATTTCCTTCCGCGAAAATGCTAATGTGCCGTTAGATTTGTTTTTAACGGTACATGGCGGCTATTATATTGAGTTCTTTAATTCGCCATCCAAACTGATTCCCGAAGGGACTAACCTGTTACTGACCGCCAACTACATGCGTCAGGGACAATACAACCGTTTGGATGTTGGAACCGTAATGGAATACAGCCGGATAAGTTTTGGACTTATAGCGGTAACCAACCCCGAAGGAAGAGCCACCAACAGCCATCTGATTACTTCTATAAATCCGGTGTTTTCATTCAAAACCGATGAGTTTACTTTTGGCTATTCCTATGATTGGAACACCTCCAAAATCGGAAGGACACAAGGCGTACACGAATTATCCCTAACGTGGCAATCCAGTTACCGTTGTGACCGCTGCGATAACTATAAAGTTAAATTAAAACGCAACGGAGAATCAGGTTATCAGAAGATGTAA